Proteins co-encoded in one Nicotiana sylvestris chromosome 7, ASM39365v2, whole genome shotgun sequence genomic window:
- the LOC104240028 gene encoding cellulose synthase-like protein E1 isoform X1 encodes MGKAKYEALFETKKAKGRILYRLFATSLLCGIILIWSYRLYNIPKPGENGRLGWIGMFGAELWFGFYWLLTQSLRWNRTHRHTFRDRLLQRYENELPRVDVFVCTADPAIEPPIMVINTVLSVMSYNYPPQKLSVYLSDDAGSVITFYALLEASRFSKHWLPYCKKFNVEPRSPAAYFTSLSMSDQSDADFSEIKRLYDDMANRIEGVCRAGVIPDKAILEHTGFSKWDSYSSKGNHASILQVLSDSRDEETKDVDGVILPTLVYLAREKRPQHFHNFKAGAMNALIRVSSEISNGPIILNVDCDMYSNNSNSIQDTLCFFMDEEKSHEIAFVQFPQSFENTTKNELYGSLRVIDGVEFHGMDGNGGPLYTGTGCFHRRDTLCGREFSKDARIDLKSARPGKMEENVHELEERLEILASCTYEENTQWGNEIGLKYGCPVEDVLTGLTIQCKGWKSVYYKPERKGFLGVTATTLDQTLVQHKRWSEGDLMILFSKYSPVWYGLGKLNPGLLLGYLTYCLWSPNCVATLYYSIVPSLYLLKGISLFPQVSSKWFLPFAYVIIAELICSSAEFLWSGGTILGWWNELRMWLYKRTSSYIFAFLDVMLKLFGSSNSTFIVTPKVSDEDVLLRYKQEKMEFGNASPMLTILSTLAMLNLFCLVGLVKELIITREVGLKYAFDTMALQILLCGFLVLINLPLYNGLFFRQDKGKIPSSTVVQSVIFALSCVAYVYY; translated from the exons ATGGGAAAGGCAAAATATGAGGCTTTGTTCGAGACCAAGAAGGCAAAGGGCAGGATACTATATAGGCTATTTGCCACTTCTCTGCTTTGTGGGATCATCTTGATTTGGAGTTACAGATTATATAACATACCAAAACCAGGCGAAAATGGCAGATTGGGTTGGATTGGAATGTTTGGTGCTGAACTATGGTTCGGTTTTTACTGGCTCCTCACTCAATCTCTTCGTTGGAACAGAACTCATCGTCACACATTTAGAGACAGGCTCTTACAAAG GTATGAGAATGAGTTGCCAAGAGTAGATGTATTTGTGTGCACAGCTGATCCTGCAATAGAGCCACCAATTATGGTGATCAATACAGTTTTATCAGTCATGTCATACAACTATCCACCACAAAAACTTAGTGTTTATCTCTCAGATGATGCTGGCTCTGTGATTACCTTTTATGCTTTGCTAGAGGCTTCTCGCTTCTCAAAACATTGGCTTCCCTATTGTAAGAAATTCAATGTTGAGCCAAGATCACCAGCTGCCTATTTTACGTCTTTGTCCATGTCAGATCAATCTGATGCAGATTTTTCCGAAATAAAG AGATTATATGACGACATGGCAAACAGAATTGAAGGTGTATGCAGAGCTGGAGTAATCCCAGATAAAGCAATATTAGAGCATACAGGATTTTCCAAATGGGATTCGTATTCATCCAAGGGAAACCATGCTTCCATCTTGCAG GTATTAAGTGACAGCAGAGATGAAGAGACAAAGGACGTTGACGGAGTAATACTGCCAACGTTGGTCTACTTGGCTCGGGAGAAGCGTCCCCAGCACTTCCATAATTTCAAAGCTGGGGCGATGAATGCATTG ATCAGGGTGTCCTCAGAGATCAGCAATGGGCCAATAATTCTAAATGTAGATTGTGATATGTACTCAAACAACTCAAACTCAATTCAAGATACTCTTTGCTTCTTTATGGATGAAGAAAAAAGTCATGAAATTGCATTTGTGCAGTTTCCACAATCTTTCGAAAATACCACTAAAAATGAACTTTATGGTTCTCTAAGAGTAATCGATGGG GTGGAATTCCATGGTATGGATggtaatggaggccctttgtATACTGGAACTGGCTGCTTTCATAGGAGAGACACCCTTTGTGGTAGAGAGTTTAGCAAGGATGCTCGGATTGATTTGAAGAGTGCACGTCctggaaaaatggaagaaaatgtgCATGAGTTGGAAGAAAGACTAGAAATTTTAGCAAGTTGCACGTATGAGGAAAATACTCAATGGGGAAACGAG ATTGGTTTGAAGTACGGGTGCCCCGTTGAAGATGTATTGACCGGGTTGACAATTCAGTGCAAAGGTTGGAAATCTGTTTATTATAAACCAGAAAGGAAGGGATTTTTAGGGGTTACTGCAACTACTTTGGATCAGACATTAGTGCAGCACAAGAGATGGTCCGAGGGCGATCTAATGATTCTGTTTTCAAAGTACAGCCCAGTTTGGTATGGACTTGGAAAGCTCAATCCTGGCCTTTTGCTGGGGTATCTCACTTACTGCCTCTGGTCTCCTAATTGCGTGGCGACACTCTACTACTCCATCGTCCCTTCCCTTTATCTACTCAAAGGAATTTCCTTGTTTCCACAG GTTTCCAGCAAATGGTTTTTGCCATTTGCTTATGTGATAATCGCGGAACTAATATGCAGTTCTGCTGAATTTCTGTGGAGTGGTGGAACGATTTTGGGATGGTGGAATGAACTAAGAATGTGGCTTTATAAGAGAACAAGCTCTTACATCTTTGCCTTTCTTGATGTCATGTTGAAGTTATTTGGTTCTTCTAATTCAACATTCATTGTCACTCCAAAAGTTTCTGATGAGGATGTTTTGTTGAGATACAAGCAagaaaaaatggaatttggaaatGCTTCACCTATGCTTACCATTTTGTCAACACTGGCAATGCTCAATCTGTTTTGCCTTGTGGGGTTAGTGAAAGAACTGATCATAACCAGAGAAGTGGGATTGAAATATGCATTTGATACTATGGCTTTGCAAATTTTGTTGTGTGGGTTTCTGGTTTTGATTAACTTGCCTTTGTACAATGGTCTCTTCTTTAGGCAAGACAAGGGCAAGATTCCTAGCTCCACTGTAGTTCAGTCAGTTATTTTTGCACTTTCATGTGTTGCATATGTGTATTATTAG
- the LOC104240028 gene encoding cellulose synthase-like protein E1 isoform X2 gives MGKAKYEALFETKKAKGRILYRLFATSLLCGIILIWSYRLYNIPKPGENGRLGWIGMFGAELWFGFYWLLTQSLRWNRTHRHTFRDRLLQRYENELPRVDVFVCTADPAIEPPIMVINTVLSVMSYNYPPQKLSVYLSDDAGSVITFYALLEASRFSKHWLPYCKKFNVEPRSPAAYFTSLSMSDQSDADFSEIKRLYDDMANRIEGVCRAGVIPDKAILEHTGFSKWDSYSSKGNHASILQVLSDSRDEETKDVDGVILPTLVYLAREKRPQHFHNFKAGAMNALIRVSSEISNGPIILNVDCDMYSNNSNSIQDTLCFFMDEEKSHEIAFVQFPQSFENTTKNELYGSLRVIDGVEFHGMDGNGGPLYTGTGCFHRRDTLCGREFSKDARIDLKSARPGKMEENVHELEERLEILASCTYEENTQWGNEIGLKYGCPVEDVLTGLTIQCKGWKSVYYKPERKGFLGVTATTLDQTLVQHKRWSEGDLMILFSKYSPVWYGLGKLNPGLLLGYLTYCLWSPNCVATLYYSIVPSLYLLKGISLFPQFC, from the exons ATGGGAAAGGCAAAATATGAGGCTTTGTTCGAGACCAAGAAGGCAAAGGGCAGGATACTATATAGGCTATTTGCCACTTCTCTGCTTTGTGGGATCATCTTGATTTGGAGTTACAGATTATATAACATACCAAAACCAGGCGAAAATGGCAGATTGGGTTGGATTGGAATGTTTGGTGCTGAACTATGGTTCGGTTTTTACTGGCTCCTCACTCAATCTCTTCGTTGGAACAGAACTCATCGTCACACATTTAGAGACAGGCTCTTACAAAG GTATGAGAATGAGTTGCCAAGAGTAGATGTATTTGTGTGCACAGCTGATCCTGCAATAGAGCCACCAATTATGGTGATCAATACAGTTTTATCAGTCATGTCATACAACTATCCACCACAAAAACTTAGTGTTTATCTCTCAGATGATGCTGGCTCTGTGATTACCTTTTATGCTTTGCTAGAGGCTTCTCGCTTCTCAAAACATTGGCTTCCCTATTGTAAGAAATTCAATGTTGAGCCAAGATCACCAGCTGCCTATTTTACGTCTTTGTCCATGTCAGATCAATCTGATGCAGATTTTTCCGAAATAAAG AGATTATATGACGACATGGCAAACAGAATTGAAGGTGTATGCAGAGCTGGAGTAATCCCAGATAAAGCAATATTAGAGCATACAGGATTTTCCAAATGGGATTCGTATTCATCCAAGGGAAACCATGCTTCCATCTTGCAG GTATTAAGTGACAGCAGAGATGAAGAGACAAAGGACGTTGACGGAGTAATACTGCCAACGTTGGTCTACTTGGCTCGGGAGAAGCGTCCCCAGCACTTCCATAATTTCAAAGCTGGGGCGATGAATGCATTG ATCAGGGTGTCCTCAGAGATCAGCAATGGGCCAATAATTCTAAATGTAGATTGTGATATGTACTCAAACAACTCAAACTCAATTCAAGATACTCTTTGCTTCTTTATGGATGAAGAAAAAAGTCATGAAATTGCATTTGTGCAGTTTCCACAATCTTTCGAAAATACCACTAAAAATGAACTTTATGGTTCTCTAAGAGTAATCGATGGG GTGGAATTCCATGGTATGGATggtaatggaggccctttgtATACTGGAACTGGCTGCTTTCATAGGAGAGACACCCTTTGTGGTAGAGAGTTTAGCAAGGATGCTCGGATTGATTTGAAGAGTGCACGTCctggaaaaatggaagaaaatgtgCATGAGTTGGAAGAAAGACTAGAAATTTTAGCAAGTTGCACGTATGAGGAAAATACTCAATGGGGAAACGAG ATTGGTTTGAAGTACGGGTGCCCCGTTGAAGATGTATTGACCGGGTTGACAATTCAGTGCAAAGGTTGGAAATCTGTTTATTATAAACCAGAAAGGAAGGGATTTTTAGGGGTTACTGCAACTACTTTGGATCAGACATTAGTGCAGCACAAGAGATGGTCCGAGGGCGATCTAATGATTCTGTTTTCAAAGTACAGCCCAGTTTGGTATGGACTTGGAAAGCTCAATCCTGGCCTTTTGCTGGGGTATCTCACTTACTGCCTCTGGTCTCCTAATTGCGTGGCGACACTCTACTACTCCATCGTCCCTTCCCTTTATCTACTCAAAGGAATTTCCTTGTTTCCACAG TTCTGCTGA